The following are encoded in a window of Roseimaritima ulvae genomic DNA:
- a CDS encoding valine--tRNA ligase, translated as MTATPKTAALEIPNRFDHAAACPRLYEAWEQAECFNADVNSDRKPYTIVIPPPNVTGALHLGHGLNNTLQDILIRMHRMRGFEALWMPGTDHAGIATQAVVERRLKEDENQTRHDLGREALVQRIWQWKDQYEARILGQLKRMGCSCDWRRTRFTLDDRCATAVRATFFDLFSQQLIYRGKRLVNWDTFLQTAVSDDEVFNETVKGHFWHFKYKVIDPQPGEPTEVEIATTRPETMLGDTAVAVHPDPAGALDAVQRDLQQRLSDASAKERPALQAQLDEVARRRETMLPELLQLSRMAAEGRMLMLPLMDRPIPLVADQWAKPELGSGCVKITPAHDPNDYEVGQRCNLPMINILNPDGTLCETAGKYEGLTIKQARKAVVADLDALGLLGDIEDRDIELPHSDRSKTAIEPYLADQWFVKMDTLAQSAMDAVTDHRVSISPQRYEKGYLDWLSEKRDWPVSRQLWWGHRIPIWTISGLSPEDLEAKQQSLAALGDPQQLSFRSDADHLFVCLRNEDAELEKQLADLGFEQDPDVLDTWFSSALWPHSTLGWPTTTPELEYFYPTSTLITSRDIISLWVARMVLMGLNNLGEVPFRQVYIHPTILDGNGERMSKSKGNGVDPLDVIDKFGPDAMRFGLARLATETQDVRLPVQYECPHCEKLIDQTKKNRSLPKLDCPACSQAFSTQWAESEADRALPRAAVVSERFENSRNFVNKLWNASRFAMLNLEDYQHQSFTLDQLNVEDRWLLSRLATVTAEVSEALETFQFAEAARTLYDFAWDDFCSFYVEIAKPRLNDPSERIKVQNMLAHGLDSLLRLLHPIMPFVTEEIWHHLNQLAPQRGTQDDPQTSKFIMHAAWPEASEAHRDAKIEQQFARFQAVLGAIREIRSRQNIPPKETVPFAVRCDEETQALLEPMKDYFAALAKADAIGFGQVQPFETGVQVAIAHFDIDVYLDLEKFIDVEAELQRLTKLQERLEKQIGGKRGKLSNESFVDRAPAAIVEQERNSLAELEQQLTEVLRMIETLRNK; from the coding sequence ATGACTGCAACTCCCAAAACTGCGGCCTTGGAAATTCCCAATCGCTTTGATCACGCTGCCGCTTGCCCCCGGTTGTACGAGGCTTGGGAACAGGCGGAGTGCTTCAATGCGGACGTGAATTCGGACCGCAAACCGTACACGATTGTGATCCCTCCGCCCAACGTGACCGGCGCGCTGCACCTCGGCCACGGGCTGAACAATACCCTGCAAGATATCCTGATTCGGATGCACCGCATGCGGGGCTTCGAAGCACTGTGGATGCCGGGCACCGACCACGCGGGCATCGCCACGCAAGCGGTCGTGGAACGGCGGTTGAAAGAGGACGAGAACCAGACCCGCCATGACCTCGGCCGCGAAGCTTTGGTGCAGCGGATTTGGCAATGGAAAGACCAATACGAAGCGCGCATTTTGGGCCAGCTGAAACGCATGGGCTGCAGTTGCGATTGGCGACGCACCCGCTTCACCCTGGACGATCGCTGCGCCACGGCGGTCCGCGCCACGTTCTTCGACTTGTTCTCCCAGCAACTGATCTACCGCGGCAAACGGTTGGTCAACTGGGATACGTTTTTGCAAACCGCAGTCAGCGATGACGAGGTTTTCAACGAAACGGTCAAAGGCCATTTCTGGCACTTTAAATACAAGGTCATCGATCCCCAGCCGGGCGAACCGACCGAAGTGGAAATCGCCACCACGCGTCCGGAAACGATGCTGGGCGATACCGCCGTGGCCGTGCATCCCGACCCGGCCGGCGCACTCGACGCCGTCCAACGCGACCTACAACAACGGCTCTCCGACGCTTCGGCCAAAGAACGCCCGGCCCTGCAGGCTCAGCTGGACGAGGTCGCTCGTCGCCGTGAAACCATGCTGCCCGAATTGTTGCAGCTGAGTCGAATGGCGGCCGAGGGGCGCATGCTGATGCTGCCGCTGATGGACCGCCCGATCCCGCTGGTCGCCGACCAATGGGCCAAGCCCGAACTGGGCAGTGGCTGCGTGAAAATCACTCCGGCCCATGACCCCAACGACTACGAAGTCGGCCAGCGCTGCAATCTGCCGATGATCAACATCCTCAACCCCGACGGCACGCTGTGCGAAACGGCCGGCAAGTACGAGGGGCTGACGATCAAGCAGGCCCGCAAAGCCGTGGTGGCCGACCTGGATGCGCTGGGCCTGCTGGGCGACATCGAAGACCGCGACATCGAACTGCCGCACAGCGACCGCAGCAAGACCGCAATCGAACCGTATCTGGCCGACCAGTGGTTCGTGAAAATGGACACGCTGGCTCAATCCGCGATGGACGCCGTGACCGATCACCGGGTTTCGATCAGTCCGCAACGCTACGAGAAGGGCTACCTGGATTGGCTGAGCGAAAAACGTGACTGGCCGGTCAGTCGACAATTGTGGTGGGGCCACCGGATTCCGATCTGGACGATCAGCGGCCTGTCGCCCGAGGACTTAGAGGCCAAGCAGCAATCGCTCGCTGCCTTGGGCGATCCGCAACAACTCAGCTTCCGCAGCGACGCGGACCACTTGTTCGTCTGCCTCCGCAACGAAGACGCCGAGCTGGAAAAACAACTCGCCGACCTCGGCTTCGAACAGGACCCCGACGTGCTCGACACCTGGTTCTCCTCGGCGCTGTGGCCGCACAGCACGCTGGGTTGGCCCACCACGACGCCAGAGCTGGAGTATTTTTACCCCACCAGCACGCTGATCACGTCCCGCGACATTATCTCGCTGTGGGTGGCCCGCATGGTGCTGATGGGCTTGAATAACTTGGGCGAAGTTCCGTTCCGCCAGGTCTACATTCATCCCACCATCCTGGATGGCAACGGCGAACGGATGAGCAAGAGCAAGGGCAACGGTGTCGATCCGCTGGACGTGATCGACAAGTTTGGACCCGACGCAATGCGGTTCGGGCTGGCCCGTTTGGCAACCGAAACACAGGACGTGCGTCTGCCGGTGCAGTATGAATGCCCGCACTGCGAAAAGCTGATCGATCAGACCAAGAAGAATCGCTCGCTGCCCAAGCTCGATTGCCCGGCTTGCTCCCAAGCCTTCTCGACACAGTGGGCCGAAAGCGAAGCCGATCGGGCGCTGCCGCGCGCCGCGGTGGTGAGCGAACGATTCGAAAACTCGCGGAACTTTGTCAACAAATTGTGGAACGCGTCGCGGTTTGCGATGCTGAATCTGGAAGACTATCAGCACCAGAGTTTCACGCTCGATCAGTTGAACGTGGAAGACCGTTGGTTGCTCAGCCGGTTGGCGACGGTTACCGCGGAGGTCAGCGAAGCGCTGGAAACGTTCCAGTTCGCCGAAGCGGCGCGGACGCTGTACGATTTTGCTTGGGACGATTTCTGCAGCTTCTACGTGGAAATCGCCAAACCGCGTTTGAACGATCCCAGCGAGCGGATCAAGGTGCAGAACATGCTGGCTCACGGCTTGGACAGCCTGCTGCGGTTGTTGCACCCGATCATGCCGTTTGTGACCGAGGAAATCTGGCATCATCTGAACCAACTGGCTCCGCAACGGGGAACGCAAGACGATCCGCAGACCAGCAAGTTCATCATGCACGCCGCCTGGCCGGAAGCCAGCGAAGCGCATCGTGATGCCAAGATCGAGCAACAGTTTGCCAGGTTCCAGGCCGTGCTGGGCGCGATTCGCGAGATTCGCAGCCGCCAAAATATCCCCCCCAAAGAAACGGTCCCGTTTGCCGTCCGCTGCGATGAAGAAACGCAGGCCCTGCTGGAACCGATGAAAGATTATTTCGCGGCGCTGGCCAAAGCCGACGCGATTGGATTCGGTCAGGTGCAACCCTTTGAAACCGGCGTCCAGGTCGCCATCGCTCACTTCGATATCGATGTCTATCTGGATCTGGAAAAGTTCATCGACGTGGAAGCGGAACTGCAACGACTGACCAAGCTGCAGGAGCGGCTGGAAAAGCAGATCGGCGGCAAACGCGGGAAACTGTCCAACGAGAGCTTCGTCGATCGTGCTCCGGCGGCCATCGTGGAACAGGAACGCAACAGCCTGGCCGAGCTGGAGCAACAGCTGACCGAAGTCTTGCGCATGATCGAAACGCTGCGCAACAAGTGA
- the rrtA gene encoding rhombosortase — MMILSPLKRYPITIATAAFALLAFASPTLTAWLQLDFAAVADGQWWRIITGHMTHFGGHHLFWDLLMFVVLSAACERQHRRHFGIATLLMMAGISLAIRFFCDDIAVYRGLSGLDTGLFVWFVSDQCRQSLRQCDRLATLLWLAPLIGLVGKLLFEAITGQTLFVDSSTFEPLVEAHLAGAAIGAALSYVRLSSLTNTRQRFEKSPVAELPRVWKSAP, encoded by the coding sequence ATGATGATCCTATCACCCCTGAAAAGATATCCGATTACGATCGCCACTGCGGCATTCGCTCTGTTGGCCTTTGCCAGCCCCACGCTGACCGCTTGGTTGCAGCTGGATTTCGCGGCGGTTGCCGATGGACAATGGTGGCGAATTATCACCGGCCACATGACTCACTTTGGCGGGCACCATCTATTTTGGGACCTGTTGATGTTTGTGGTCCTAAGCGCGGCCTGTGAACGTCAGCATCGCCGACACTTTGGCATCGCGACGCTGTTGATGATGGCCGGCATCTCGCTGGCGATTCGGTTTTTCTGTGACGACATCGCGGTTTATCGAGGTCTGAGCGGACTCGACACCGGCCTGTTTGTGTGGTTTGTCAGTGACCAGTGTCGACAAAGTTTGCGGCAATGCGATCGGCTCGCGACGCTGCTGTGGTTGGCTCCGTTGATCGGGCTGGTCGGCAAGCTGCTTTTCGAAGCGATCACCGGGCAGACCTTGTTCGTCGATTCCAGCACCTTCGAGCCGTTGGTCGAAGCCCATCTGGCCGGCGCGGCGATCGGTGCGGCGCTCTCGTACGTTAGGCTTTCCAGCCTGACAAACACCCGCCAGCGTTTCGAAAAGTCTCCCGTAGCCGAACTCCCCAGAGTTTGGAAAAGCGCCCCGTAG
- a CDS encoding tetratricopeptide repeat protein, whose protein sequence is MRRMLLTFCLLSLLPVTYAVACLWDSETLEQERNKFPGTLEVITGNFPRHSPAFYQWRLDDRLNKLANDPDNDRWLDDVAVSYEKLGRHSEAIEVAESQLQRNPDRYETLANLATFLIHDGQWEAGLRYIDRALEVNPDAHFGRERYQRLLVQYLLQNFPDGQVEYPLAAGDRIDFPTFLVNDQPPGEDGQPPKLSIEQRQAAVQGVVGMMRFSQHDHPVLLEVLGQLLTETYRPKVDAKQLAARCYLLLADSAASPATQAAYEQLAKKSLNLQATHKSGSEGQMGLRAVRRELSGELAAAKKRYNSIVLKEKRWIASGVDVEAAYRQYVNSVQW, encoded by the coding sequence ATGCGACGAATGCTTCTGACGTTCTGCCTTCTCAGCCTGCTGCCGGTTACGTATGCGGTGGCCTGTTTGTGGGACTCGGAAACGCTGGAGCAGGAACGCAACAAATTTCCGGGAACGCTGGAAGTCATCACCGGCAATTTCCCCAGGCACTCCCCGGCGTTTTATCAGTGGCGGCTGGACGACCGGCTGAACAAGCTGGCTAACGACCCGGATAATGACCGCTGGCTGGACGATGTGGCCGTGTCGTATGAAAAGCTGGGGCGGCACAGCGAAGCGATCGAAGTTGCCGAGTCGCAGCTGCAGCGAAATCCGGATCGCTACGAAACGCTGGCCAACCTGGCCACGTTTCTAATTCATGACGGCCAATGGGAAGCCGGTTTGCGGTACATCGACCGGGCGTTGGAAGTTAATCCGGACGCCCACTTCGGGCGCGAACGGTATCAACGCCTGCTAGTGCAGTACCTGCTGCAGAACTTTCCGGACGGGCAAGTCGAATACCCGCTAGCGGCCGGCGATCGGATCGACTTCCCCACGTTTTTGGTAAACGACCAGCCGCCGGGCGAAGACGGACAACCGCCGAAGCTATCGATCGAACAGCGTCAGGCGGCGGTCCAAGGCGTGGTGGGAATGATGCGGTTTTCGCAACACGACCATCCCGTATTGTTGGAAGTCCTGGGGCAATTGCTGACCGAAACCTATCGCCCCAAAGTCGACGCCAAACAGTTGGCCGCCCGCTGTTACCTGCTGCTCGCCGACAGCGCTGCTTCGCCGGCGACCCAAGCGGCTTACGAACAGTTGGCCAAAAAATCGCTGAACCTGCAAGCCACCCACAAATCCGGCTCGGAGGGACAGATGGGCCTACGAGCGGTTCGGCGGGAACTCAGCGGCGAATTAGCTGCGGCGAAGAAACGTTACAACAGCATCGTGCTGAAGGAAAAACGCTGGATCGCCAGCGGCGTGGATGTGGAAGCCGCCTACCGGCAGTACGTCAATTCCGTTCAGTGGTGA
- a CDS encoding VIT and vWA domain-containing protein, producing MVLTAVFCSAWLARPVSAAGLLVADGGFGGVLEIKQQDVRVTINNSIAVTQIDQIFVNTENRQVEALYTFPVPREASVSNFSMWIGGKEMIGEVVEKKRAKQIYESYKQKRRDPGLLEQVDYKQFEMRIFPIPAGAEQRIRIEYYQQLDVDHDWATYVYPLATDVRGQQMDSRVRGRFSLNLDIKSEVPIKELRSESHADDFVVVNHQPNYAQAAMELTDGDLSRDIVMAVQTKRPRTGLDLVTSNPQGEDGYFMMTLTPGEDLSDTMEAMDYVFLMDVSGSMARDDKLSISRNSVLAFIDSLGPEDRFDCLAFNLAPTPLFKSLQSANQDNLSKAGEFFADQRARGGTVLQPALSAAYAYRDDDRPLNVVLLSDGMTEAGEQAELLRLIQSRPAGVRVFCIGVGNEVNRPLLEQMATQAGGLAAFVSTEDSFARQAQLMRQKLVRPAIQNVNVQFASGGVKDVEPRELGDLFYGAPLRLFGRYGTGGTVEVTLTGQIQGAPWEQTVMMELPSDDRGNSEIERMWASQRVARLLGQERAGKGSHQDEIVRLSEAYSIVSPYASMLVLENDGEYKRWKIEQRNALRIQRDRKARSQVQQKLAELRKRTDEAFEVQRAEKLVTAQDAAASPGNTPAAAQPNNAATPSPMATPPNSNRGVDLDIGSGGGGGAIEPFTAVLALGSAGAAALARRRKKRGVEVQ from the coding sequence ATGGTTTTGACTGCAGTGTTCTGCTCTGCCTGGCTGGCCCGACCGGTCTCCGCGGCAGGGCTGTTGGTCGCCGACGGCGGTTTTGGCGGCGTCTTGGAAATCAAGCAGCAGGACGTCCGGGTGACCATCAATAACTCCATCGCCGTGACGCAAATCGATCAGATCTTCGTCAATACCGAAAACCGGCAAGTCGAAGCGTTGTACACCTTTCCGGTTCCCCGCGAAGCCAGCGTCTCCAACTTCAGCATGTGGATCGGCGGCAAAGAAATGATCGGCGAAGTCGTCGAAAAGAAACGAGCCAAACAGATCTACGAAAGCTACAAACAAAAGCGCCGCGATCCCGGCCTGCTGGAACAGGTCGACTACAAGCAGTTTGAAATGCGGATCTTTCCGATTCCCGCCGGCGCCGAACAGCGAATTCGGATCGAATATTACCAACAACTCGATGTCGATCACGACTGGGCTACCTACGTCTATCCGCTGGCCACCGATGTGCGAGGCCAACAGATGGACTCTCGCGTTCGCGGTCGGTTCTCGCTGAATCTGGACATCAAAAGCGAAGTGCCGATCAAAGAGCTGCGCAGTGAATCGCACGCCGATGACTTCGTGGTCGTCAATCACCAACCCAACTACGCTCAAGCCGCCATGGAACTGACCGACGGCGATCTATCGCGGGACATCGTGATGGCCGTGCAAACCAAACGCCCCCGCACGGGCCTGGACCTGGTGACCAGCAACCCGCAAGGCGAAGACGGTTACTTCATGATGACGCTCACCCCCGGCGAAGACCTGAGCGACACGATGGAAGCGATGGACTACGTGTTTCTGATGGATGTGTCGGGCAGCATGGCTCGCGACGACAAGCTGTCGATCAGCCGCAACAGCGTGCTGGCGTTCATCGATTCGCTGGGCCCCGAAGATCGCTTCGATTGTCTTGCGTTCAACCTAGCCCCCACGCCACTCTTCAAAAGCCTGCAGAGTGCCAACCAGGACAACCTCAGTAAAGCCGGCGAGTTCTTCGCCGACCAACGAGCCCGCGGCGGCACCGTCCTGCAACCCGCTCTATCGGCCGCTTATGCCTATCGCGACGACGATCGGCCGCTGAACGTGGTGCTGCTCAGCGACGGCATGACCGAAGCCGGTGAACAAGCCGAATTGCTGCGATTAATTCAGTCGCGACCGGCGGGCGTGCGGGTGTTTTGCATCGGAGTCGGCAACGAAGTCAATCGTCCTTTACTGGAGCAGATGGCCACGCAAGCCGGTGGGCTGGCGGCGTTTGTTTCCACCGAAGACAGCTTCGCTCGACAAGCTCAATTGATGAGGCAGAAACTGGTCCGCCCCGCGATTCAGAACGTCAACGTGCAATTCGCCAGTGGCGGCGTCAAAGACGTCGAACCCCGCGAACTGGGCGACCTGTTTTACGGCGCTCCGCTGCGATTGTTCGGTCGCTATGGCACTGGCGGGACGGTGGAAGTCACGCTGACGGGACAGATTCAAGGCGCCCCCTGGGAACAGACCGTGATGATGGAACTTCCCAGCGACGATCGAGGCAACAGCGAAATCGAACGCATGTGGGCCTCCCAGCGCGTCGCCCGATTGCTCGGTCAAGAACGTGCCGGCAAGGGATCGCACCAAGACGAAATCGTGCGGCTGAGCGAAGCGTATTCGATCGTCTCGCCCTACGCCTCGATGCTGGTGCTGGAGAACGATGGAGAATACAAACGCTGGAAGATCGAGCAACGCAACGCGCTTCGTATCCAACGCGATCGCAAGGCGCGTTCGCAGGTCCAACAGAAACTCGCCGAACTGCGGAAGCGAACCGACGAAGCGTTTGAAGTCCAGCGAGCGGAAAAGTTGGTCACGGCCCAAGATGCCGCTGCTTCGCCGGGCAACACGCCCGCGGCCGCTCAACCGAATAACGCCGCCACGCCCAGCCCGATGGCCACCCCACCCAACTCCAACCGCGGTGTCGATCTGGACATCGGCTCGGGCGGCGGCGGAGGAGCGATCGAACCCTTCACCGCCGTGTTGGCATTAGGCTCGGCCGGAGCCGCGGCCTTGGCAAGACGACGCAAGAAGCGTGGTGTGGAAGTGCAGTGA